TAGACTATGCATTTTCAAAAGTTAAAACTTCGCTACTTCAAAGCTAATTAAAGTGTGGAGACTTTTAAATCTCCACACTTTTGCTATTTTTCGTTCAAAGTTCTATAAGCTTCATCAAAATAATCCTTTAAACTTTTGGGCCCTGCCAATACTTCTCTTCCAACAAATACTGAACCATCATCTTTAGTTTGAACATTCCATTTAACCAGCTCTATACTGCCTTTTGATATCTCAATGGCTGTAATACAACGTGGGTGAACAGAACTTCCATCATTGAAATATGGTATCTCTCCTGCATCAGGAAACATAGACCTGTGAGTGTGTCCTGCTATAAGCATGTGCTTATTTTTTTGAACCCATTCAATAAGCTTCCTCTCTACAGCTTCCTTTTTATAATAATCCTTTGAAACACTTGTTGGATCATTTATCCCTATGGAAGACAGAGGTCCCCACAAATATCTTACTAAAAATCTACCAAGCTTCCAAAACCTATCATTAATAAAATCTCCCTGATGTCCGTGGACTAGAAGTATTTTATACCCTAATTGTTTATGCTCTAGCACAAGTCCCTCATGAATCTTAATATTCTTAAATAGAGGTATACTTCTTTTTTCTCGTGGATCATAATATGAATATAAATTATTCTTAACATATTTTTCATCTTGCTTAGCCAAATCATGGTTGCCGTAGATAAAGTAAAGTCTACCCTCTTTGTAAAGCTTGGATAAAAACCAAAATACATCTCTGTGTACCTCAACAATATCAGACATTTTTTTATTCTTCCAAAGTTCATCTCCATCACCAATTTCAATGTAAGTGTATTTATTATTGTAGTAATGCTTTAAAGCTGTTAAATTAAGAAGCTTATTTTTTACAAAATCATCAGCAGAGCTTCCATTCCCCCTATGGCAATCACTCATTAGAACAAATTTTGAGTTATCGTCAAAAGGTATTATCTCTGCTTTATTAAAAACCTGAGTTATACGTCTGAAAGTATTCATGCTTATCCCCCCATGGAAAACTTGCCGACCATAAGTTATTCAAAGAAACTTACTTTTTACCATAATATTCTACATGGAGTAATTATGTTAAGATAATTATTAGCAAAAACACCTTGAAGCCTCACACTTCAAGGTGTTTTCTATTTACTTATTCTTCTGTTCTATAGGTTTGAAAGTCCATTCATAGCCGCCTTGAGCTGTCATAGTTAGAAGTATGGCATTAATTATAGTCAGCAGCAGTCTTGAAAACTCAAATGTATTTGTCATAAGTTGATAGGCGATTAAAATTATTAGAGAGTATACAAATACTACATACTTTGTAGGCAAGTTTTTTGCAAACTTGTCTATTAATTCTTTTGTAAATTGAGTTATTAACACAACTGCAGCTACCATCCCTGCAAACGTTCCAAGGTAGTCTAAGGTTACAAACTTGTCCATATTAAGCCTCCCTACATCCCCTATTAGCACATAAAGCTTATCAGTCCTTATATCCTTTTGCTTCAAAGCTTTGTCCTACTAAATTATATTTATTTTCTGAAAAAGTTATTCTAAGCTTTTAATAAAATATTTGTTGCCAAAAAACATAAAATATATGCTAATCATATACTATTGACATAATATATTAAATAGCATATATTATAATAAAAATATAGTTATAGGTTTTTAAATTCAACTGTTAACTTATACATGTCCTAAAAAGGCTTAAAGCTGCCTGTTTTATGACATATATAAGTTTAGTTTCATAGTTAAAATCCTATAGTTAGTGTGGCTATGAAGAGAAGAGTAAATAAGTTCGTTTTTTACAGAGAGCTCCGTAAGCTGAAAAGGAGTAAAAATGGTTTATTGAAGCAAGCCTCTGAGCCCTGCACCAATCCTATTAGGTGAGGCTGCAGCAGGAGCTCCTGATATAGAGCTAGGGTATAAGCATTTATTGTTGCCGTACCCGAAGAGGTCAGTATGGCAACATATTGACGAACTGGGGTGGCACCACGTGAATATAACTCTCGTCCCCAAGGCTAGAATTAGTCTTGGGGGTGAGAGTTTTTTATTTTGCTTAATAAATAATGGATATTTAAATATAAGTTTAGGCAGGAGGGCTAAAAATGGAAAATAATAAATTAAATAATACTGAAGATAATAATATAAATTTTCTTCAAAAGGTAGTTGAAGTAGACTTAGAAAACAAATACTATTCAAGAGATATTTGTACCAGATTTCCACCTGAGCCAAATGGATATCTTCATATAGGAAGTGCTTATGCAATAAACATAAGCTATGGAATCGCAAAGAAATACGGTGGAAAATTTAATCTTCGTTTTGATGATACCAATCCGCTTAAGGAAGATATAGAATTTGTTAATGCCATTGTTGCGGATATGAAATGGGCTGACTTCGACCCTAAGGATAGAATTTTTTACGGCTCAGATTATTCCAGGCAAATATACGACTATGCAGTACAGCTTATAAAAAAAGGTAAAGCATATGTTGATGATCTTTCTGCAGATGAAATAAGGGAATATAGAGGAACGTTAACAGAGCCAGGCAAAGATAGTCCTTATAGGAACAGAAGTATTGAAGAAAATCTCACTATATTTGCTCAAATGAAAAATGGAGAGTTTCCAAATGGAGCTAAAGTTTTAAGAGCTAAAATAGACATGGCTTCTCCAAACATGAATATGAGAGACCCTGTTATCTATAGAATAATCCATGCTGAGCATTATAGAACTGGAAATGAGTGGTGCATATACCCTATGTATGACTTTGCACATCCTCTTCAGGACTATATAGAAGGAGTAACTCACTCACTATGTTCCATTGAATTCAAGGATCATAGGCCACTATATGAATGGGTACTTAATGAGCTTGATATTAAAGAACCACCAAAGCAAAGGGAATTTGGAAGATTAAATCTAACAGGAGTTCTAACAAGCAAGAGATATCTAAGAGAGCTTGTATTCGGAAAATATGTAGATGGCTGGGATGATCCAAGAATGGTAACCCTAAAGGGGCTAAGAAGAAGAGGCTTTACACCTGAGAGTATAGCCCAT
The genomic region above belongs to Clostridium swellfunianum and contains:
- a CDS encoding metallophosphoesterase, producing the protein MNTFRRITQVFNKAEIIPFDDNSKFVLMSDCHRGNGSSADDFVKNKLLNLTALKHYYNNKYTYIEIGDGDELWKNKKMSDIVEVHRDVFWFLSKLYKEGRLYFIYGNHDLAKQDEKYVKNNLYSYYDPREKRSIPLFKNIKIHEGLVLEHKQLGYKILLVHGHQGDFINDRFWKLGRFLVRYLWGPLSSIGINDPTSVSKDYYKKEAVERKLIEWVQKNKHMLIAGHTHRSMFPDAGEIPYFNDGSSVHPRCITAIEISKGSIELVKWNVQTKDDGSVFVGREVLAGPKSLKDYFDEAYRTLNEK
- a CDS encoding glutamine--tRNA ligase/YqeY domain fusion protein; translated protein: MENNKLNNTEDNNINFLQKVVEVDLENKYYSRDICTRFPPEPNGYLHIGSAYAINISYGIAKKYGGKFNLRFDDTNPLKEDIEFVNAIVADMKWADFDPKDRIFYGSDYSRQIYDYAVQLIKKGKAYVDDLSADEIREYRGTLTEPGKDSPYRNRSIEENLTIFAQMKNGEFPNGAKVLRAKIDMASPNMNMRDPVIYRIIHAEHYRTGNEWCIYPMYDFAHPLQDYIEGVTHSLCSIEFKDHRPLYEWVLNELDIKEPPKQREFGRLNLTGVLTSKRYLRELVFGKYVDGWDDPRMVTLKGLRRRGFTPESIAHFVEAIGIAKVETTIDISMLEHSLREDLKAKVPCVMAVLNPLKVVITNYPENESEMLDIENNPQNPELGTRKVEFSRTLYIEKDDFMEEPIKGFHRLSPGKEVRFKGAYFVKCEEVIKDSLTGEIIELHCTYDAETKSGSGFEGRKVKGTIHWINAATAINAEVHLYDKLISDEALLKNETKTWEDKLNPNSLIILKDCYIEPSLKAAPVESKYQFIRNGYFCVDSKYTTNDKLVFNRIVALKDSWKKNSNN